From the Anas platyrhynchos isolate ZD024472 breed Pekin duck chromosome 37, IASCAAS_PekinDuck_T2T, whole genome shotgun sequence genome, the window CAGCGGTGGCCCTGCGGAGCCGCCACGCCGTCCTCTACGATGGCTTCCTCCTCGGCGGCCTCACCGCGCTGCTCACCAGCCTCGCCGACTCCCAAGTGCGCGCCTTCCGCCACACGGCCACCTTGGCAGGTAGGtgacaccccccacccccaacttGTCACCCGCCGGGTGTCCCCGACGCCCCCCCGCCACCgtcccgctgtccccagccatgAAGCTGATGACGGCGCTGGTGGAGGTGGCGCTGGGGCTGAGCCAGCGCCGCGACAACACCCGGAGGCTCTACGAGGCCGAAAGGGGGAAAAGCCCCCCCCGGAGAGCCCCCGGCAAGCTGGAGGCGCTGCAGGAGACGCTGCGGGAGGTGGGTGACGtttggggacgtggtggggacACGGGCACGGGCGCCCCGGTGACGCCCATGGGTGCCGtccagctccaggagcagcaggaggagatggaggccGTGATGAACGCCATCTTCAAGGGGGTCTTCGTGCACCGATACAGGTCGGGGGGCGCTGGAGTGGTGCTGGGCGGAACTGGGTACCactgggtggcactgggtggcattggggtggtgctggggggcactgggtggCATTGGGATGGTGCTAGGGGGCActggggtggtgctggaggGCACTGGGGTGATGCTGGAGGATactgggtggcactggggtgGCTCTGGGCGGCACTGcatggtgctgggcagcactggggtggtgctgggggcactgggtggCAGTGGGTGGCACTGGGAACAGCGTGGTTAGGGACTGGAGCCAGTGGGGAGAGCCCAGTTGGGGACTGGGACCAGTTTGGAACTGGGATGCAACCAAGTTGGGTTCTCCTTGGAGAAGGTTGTCACCGGGAGGGGTTGTCActgtggtggcactggggacagCCCAGTTGGGAACTGGGACCAGTTTGCATCTGGGAATGAAACTAAGTTGAGTTTTCCTTGGAGAACGTCACCAGTTGTGGTTGGGACCTGGGACCAGTCTGGAACTGGGATGGAACCAAGTTGGGTTCTCCTTGGAGAACGTCACCAGGAGGGGTTGGGGACTGGGACCAGTTGGGACCTGGGACCAGATTGGAACTGGGACGAAACCAAGTTGGGTTCTCCTCAGAGAACGTCACCAGTAAGGGTTTGGAACTGGGACCAGTTTGGAACTGGGACGGAACCAAGTTGGGTTCTCCTCGGAGAACATCACCAGTTGTGGTTGGGAACTGGGACCAGTTTGGAACTGGGATGGAACCAAGTTGGGTTCTCCTCGGAGAACATCACCAGGAGAGGTTGGGGACCGGGACCAGGACGTTGTCACCAGGACACGGGGGTCCCtggggtggccctggggactCCGAGCGTGTCGGGGCCGTGGTGTCCCCGTGGCGGTGTCCCCAAGGCGCTGTCCCCGTGGCGGTGTCCCCGTCGGGGTGTCCCCGTGGCGCTGTCCCCGTGGCGCTGTCCCCGTGGCAGTGTCCCCAAGgcgctgtcccccccccagggacgTGGTGCCCGACGTGCGCGCGCTGTGCATGGAGGAGCTGGGGACGTGGATGTGCAGCTTCCCGGCCTCCTTCCTCACCGACGGCCACCTCAAGTACCTCGGCTGGACCCTGCACGACAAGGTGGGGACATCCTGgggacacctcggggacacggggacagctggggggcgtggggacaccgtggggacatggggatgccttggggacacagggacagctATGGGAGCGTGGGGGTAtcttggggacacagggacaccttggggacatggggacactgtggggacacctcggggacaccttggggacacacTGGGGACGCGGGGACACCGTGGGGATGCCTCAGGGATGTGGGGATGCCCCGGGGACAtgggggcaccttggggacacctcagggacatgggggcaccttggggacacctcagggacatggggacacctcGGTGAAACATCAGGGACATAGGGACAcctgggggacatggggacaccgtggggacacactggggacacggggacactgTGGGGATGCCTCAGGGATGtgggggcaccttggggacacagggacgccttgggggacaccttggggacatggggttccCTGGgagggacacttggggacctttgggACTGGGagaggggacacttggggacctttggggcCAGGATGGGACActtgggagcaggaggggacacTTGGCATCAGGAGAGGAGATacttggggacctttggggctgggaggggacccttggggacacttggggacacttggggccAGGAGAAGAGACACTTGGGGTCCTTTGGGGCCaggaggggctggctggggaccACAGGGTCCAGGatgggggacacttggggaccactggggctgggagaggggacacttggggacaccTGAGGCCAGGAGGGGACCCTTGGGGATCCATGGGGACACTTGGAGCCAGGAGAGGAGACACTTGGGGACCTTGGGGCCAGGAGGGGACGGCTGGGGACCtttgggagcaggatgggggacacttggggctgggaggggacacttggggacctttggggccgggaggggacacttggggacatttggggtcagGAGAAGAGACACCTGGGGACCTTTGGGGCCAGGatgggggacacttggggacgcTTGCGGACACTTGGGACCCggaggagctggctggggaCCTTTGGGGCCAGGATAGGGGACACCTGTGGACACTTGGGGCCAGGAGTGGAGACACTTGGGGACCTTGGGGCCAGGAGGGGACGGCTGGGGACCtttgggagcaggatgggggacacttggggctaggaggggacacttggggacctttggggctgggaggggacacttggggacatttggggtcagGAGAAGAGACACCTGGGGACCTTTGGGGCCAGGatgggggacacttggggacgcTTGCGGACACTTGAAACCCggaggagctggctggggaCCTTTGGGGCCAGGAtaggggacacttggggaccactggggctgggagaggggactcttggggacctttggggctgggaggggacacctgtggacactggggccaggagAGGAGACACTTGGGGACCTTGGGGCCAGGAGGGGACAGCTGGAGAACtttgggagcaggatgggggacacttggggctgggaggggacacttgGGGTTAGGAGAGGAGACCCTTGGGGACCTTTGTGGCCGggaggggacacttggggacacttggggacccGCAGCAGGGGGAGGTGCGTCTGCGCTGCGTGCGGGCGCTGCAGGGGCTGTACGCCCGCCGGGACACGGCCGCGCACATGGAGCTCTTCACCGGGCGCTTCAAGGTgagcgtgtcccccccccgtgtccccaacgCTGTCACCTCCCTGCCGAGGTCCCCAGGGGGTGACAACgggtgtgtcccccccccccaggcccgcTTGGTGTCCATGGTGCAGGACAAGGACCCCGTGGTGGCCGTGGAGGTGGTGAAGCTGCTGACGGTGATGCTGGAGTGAGTttggggacgttggggacacgggggggatgttggggacactggggacatgggggggggcctgggggatgttggggacactggggacatgggggggacctTGGGGACATCGGGGACATGGGGAGCATTGGGGAttgggggcagggggatgttggggacatggggggggacattggggacaagggggggacactggggacatgggggacattggggataatggggacattggggatgggggacattgggggacatggggacgttggggacatgggacactggggacatggggacatagGGGcgttggggacatgggggggacactggggacatgggggacattggggacatggggatattggggatatgggggggacaagggggacattggggatgttggggtcattggggacatttgggacaGGGGAACATTGGGGATGGGGAGATAAGGGGTACATTGGGGACGGGGGGGCATGGgggacaagagggacatgggggggacattggggacaagagggacatgggggggacattggggacaagggggacattgggggcattggggacgttggggacacgggggatggggacactggggacaccgGTTAGGGTCTGAGAGCACCAAGGGGGACACAAAACGGGCGAGACGAAGCCAGGCAggacacggggctggggggttgggaCACGGCTCGGGGACAGGGGACACAGCCGGGGGACAGCGGTGTCCCCGTTGTCACCCCAGCACGGTGGCCGAGGCGCTGACGGAGGCCGATTGTCACCGCGTCTACCCGGCCGTCTTCTGCAGCCGCCGTCCCCTCGCCACCGCCGCCGGCCTCTTCCTCTACCGCAGGTGAGGCCGGGCCACCCCCTTGTCCCCTCCTGTGTCACCTCCCCTGTCCCCTCTCGGTGTCACCCCCCGGGTATCGTCCCCAGTCGGTGCTGCCACCGGGTGCGAGGCTTGGTGGCACCTGGGGATGTTCCCGTGGGGATGGTGGCACCCGGTCCTGCCTTGTCCGCTCTGGACCCTTTGTGTCCCCAACTCTGTCCCCACACCCATGGGacccccttgtccccatcctGTGTTCCTTTATGTCCCcaaccctgtccccatccccatgggacccccctgtccccatcccatgtccctttgtgtccccaaccctgtccctgtccccacagaatccccctgtccccatttcTTGTGTCCCTttgtgttcccccccccccgctgtcccctcCCCAATGTCACcccctgtccttgtccccagcctgctgtcccCGCGGCACGAGGGTGACACCGAGCCGTCCCCCGGCAGCGGGGACAACCGCACCTTCTTCCGCCTGCTGCTGACCTTCTTCATCGAGAGCGAGgtgacaccctggggacaccctggggacagtCTGGGGGCACCCAGGGACACCcagggacaccctggggacacctaAGGGACTCTGGGTGACACCCAGAAGACACCCAAGGGATCTCTGGTGACACCCAAGAGACCCCGGGTGACCCCAGGGGACACCCAAGGGACCCCGGGTGCCAGCGCTGTCCCTGTCCTCAGCTCCACCAGCACGCCGCGTACCTCGTGGACAGCCTCTGGGACTGCGCCGGGACCCAGCTGCGGGACTGGGACACggccggggggctgctgctggaggaggcccCCGAGGAGGGTGGgcaactgggaggcactgggaggggactgggaggcactgggagggcgCTAGGGGGCACTGGGAAGGACTGGGAGGCACTAAGGTGGCAccagggggcactgggagggactgggatgggactggggtgCACTGAGATGATGccagggggcactgggagggcactgggaagaactgggaggcactggggggtactggggagTACTAGGATGggactgggaggaactggggaTAACTGGGAGGGCACCAGAGGgcactgggggggactgggatgggactggggggcactgggaaggcACTGGGATGGACATGGCTGGGGCGGggactgctgctggaggaggcccCTGGGGAATATGGGcaactgggggcactgggagccaCTGGGAGGGGGCTGGTGGGAACAAGGGGGCACTGGGACGGGACTggggagggcactgggatgaCACTGTGGGGAActggggtggcactgggagggaactggAAGGCACTGGGATGGCACTGGGAGACAATGAGGGGAACAGGGATGGGACTGAGGGGCACTGGGGATAACTGGAAGGGACTGGAATGGGACTGGGAGGGTGCCAGGGGGCACTGGGAAAGACTGGGAGGCACGGGGAGGATGCTAGGAGggaactgggaggcactggggggtactggggagtactgggatgggactgggaggaactggggaTAACTGGGTGGGCACCAGGGgtcactgggaggcactgggatggcgccaggggacactgggatgatactggggggagctggggggcactgggaaccTCCTcaaccccctcccagtcccccccagtcctTCCCAGTCCATCCCattctccccccagccccctcccagtccctcccagtccatCCCAGTTGTCCCAGCCCCCATCCCAGtccatcccagtccccccccagtcccccccacccccctcccagtcccgtcccagtccctcccagtccatCCCAGTTCCCCCCCCAGCGCTCAGCGACCAGCAGGAGAAGGCCCTGGTGGAGATCCTGGCGGCCAGCGCCAAGTGGGCGGCGGGGGAGGGGCCCCCAGTGGGACGGGGACCCCCCCGCAAGGTAGGGGGGGGCGGtgtcacctgggggggggggttactGTCACCTGGGGGGGtctcactgtccctgggggggggtctcagtgTCACCAAGGGGGGGTCATTGTCACTTGGGGGGGTCTCAGTGTCACCAAGGGGGGGTCAGTATTATCTTGGGGGGGGTCATTGTCCCCAAGGGGGGGTCTCAGTGTCCCCTTTGGGGGGTCGCTGTCACCTGGGGGGGGTCAGTGCCACCTGATGGGGTGTCAGTGACCCCCGGGGGGGTATCATTGACCCCCAGGGGGTGTCATTGTCCCCGGGGGGGTGTCATTGTCCGGGGGGGGGTCATTGTCGTCATTGTcacctgtgcccccccccaggcgcccCCCAAGGGGAGGCGGGCGGTGACGGAGCAGCGCTCGCGGCTCAGCCTCTGCCTGGCCCCCATCCTGCCCCGGCTGCTGGCCAAGGTGAGGGGACCCCGGGGGGGCCTCGGGGacatttttggggtggggggacaccCGGGTGACCCCCCCTCACTCCCtgtgacccccccaaaaaaaaagttttcggCGGACGAGGAGAAGGTGACGccgctgctggaggtgctgagctgcttcGAGCTCAGTGTCTACTGCACCGCGCGGCTGGAGAGGGTGAGCGCAGGCCCTATAGGGTCAGCCGGCCATATAGGGTCACCTGACCCCAATCCTATAGGGTCAGCTGGTCCTTTAGGGTCACCCAGTCCTTATAGGGTCACCTGACCCCAATCCTGTAGGGTCACCTAGTCCTTTAGGGTCCCCTGGTCCTTTTAGGGTCACCTGGCCCCAATCCTATAGGGTCAGCCGGTCCCAACCCTATAGGGTCACTCAGTGCTATAGGATCACCTGGTTCTTATAGGGTTACCTAGCACCAGTTCTATAGGGCCACCTGGTCCCTACAGGGTCACCTGGTCCTATAGGGTCACCCTGTCCTTATAGGGTCATCTGGTCCTTAGAGGGTCACCTGGCCCCAATCCTATAGGGTCACCTGGTCCTTTAGGGTCACCCAGTCCTTATAGGGTCACCTGGTCCCAATGCTATAGGGTCAGCTGGTCCTAACCCTATAGTGTCACCTGGCTCCAGTCCTATAGGTTCATCTGGTCCCTATAGGGTCACCCGGTCCCAACCGTATAGGGTCAGCTGGTCCTATAGGGTCACCCAGTCCTTATAGGGTAACCTGGCCCCGATCCTGTAGGGTCACCCAGTCCTATTGGGTCATCTGGTCCCAACCCTATAGGGTCACCCAGTTCTATAGGGTCACCATGTCCCCTCACCCTTTGGGGTCCCCTGGCCCTTTGGGGTCACCATGTCCCCAATCATTTTAGGGTCACCCATTCCCCATagggtccccatgtcccctcaccctttgggttccccgtgtccccaatccttatagggtccccgtgtccccttgcCCTTTGGGATCCCCGTTCCCCatagggtccccgtgtcccctcaccCTTTGGGATCACCATGTCCCCCAGTCCTTATAGGGTCACCCATTTCCCATAGGGTCCCCATGTCCCTTCACCCTTTGGGGTCCCTGTGTCCCCTCTCCGTTTGGGGTCCCCGTTTCCCCAATCCTTATAGGGTCACCGTGTCCCCTTGCCCTTTgggatccccatgtccccaatcCTTATAGGGTCACTGTGTCCCCTTGCCCTTTGGGTTCCCTATTCCCCatagggtccccgtgtcccctcacTCTTTGGGGTCCCTATGTCCCCAATCCTTAAAGGGTCACCCCTTCCCCatagggtccccgtgtccccaattGTTATAGGGTTCCTGTGTCCCCAATCCTTATAGGGTCACCATGTCCCCTCACCCTTTGGGGTCACCATGTCCGCAATCTTTATAGGGTCACCATTTCCCCAATCCTTATAGGGTCGCCACGTCCTCTTGCCCTTTGGGATCCCCATTCCCCatagggtccccgtgtcccctcaccctttggggtccccatgTCTCCAATCCGTATAGGGTCACCATGTCCCCAGTCCTTATAGGGTCACCGTGTCCCCTTGCCCTTTGGGGTCCCCGTTCTCCATAGggcccccgtgtcccctcacCCTTTGGGATCACCATGTCCGCAATCCTTATACGGTCACCCATTCCCCatagggtccccgtgtccccaatctttatagggtccccgtgtcccctggcCCTTTGGGGTCCCCGTTCCCCAGAGGGTCCCCTGGCCCTTTGGGGTGGCCGTGACCCCCACCCCATACCCCGCAGCCCCTGGAGCAGGCGCTGgcgcagctgcaggagctggtgcagaAGCACACGGGGCCGGAGGTGCTGGGGGCGGCCTCCCGAGCCCTGGGGGCCCTCTGCGACCCCCGGCTGCCGCTGCGGGGGCGCGGGGAGCTGGTGAGGAGCCGCCTGGGGGACCTGCTGGGGGAGCGCTGCCACCGCCTGCTGCGGGTAtagaggggattgggggggatttgggggggatttggggggatttggggagattttggggggttagaggggattggggggggtgagaggggatttgagggggttagaggggatttgggggggatttgggaggattacagggggttttggggggatttggggggggtagaggggatttgggggggtgagaggggattgggggggtgAGAGGGGATTGGGAgggttagaggggatttgggggggattcagggggattataaggggtttggggggagtttAGGGCGGATTATAGagcattttggagggatttaGGGGGGTTATAGGGCATTggggggggttagaggggatttggaggggttagaggggatttggaggggatttagggggggttagaggggatttggggggatttggggtgggtttggagggatttgggggggttagaggtgatttgggggggatttggggtgggtttggagggatttggggggatttggaggggttataggggatttgggggggattagGGAGTGTTTGGGGGGATTcagggtgggtttgggggttatAGGGGGAGTTTGGGGGCATTTATGGAggttataggggatttgggggggatttcgGGGGGttcagggggatttggggtgggtttggagggatttgggggggttagagggggatttgggggggattcggggggattcagggggattataaggggtttgggggggatttggggtgggtttggggggttatagggggagTTTGGGGGCATTTATGGAGGTTAtagagggtttggggggatttgggggggatttggagggATTCGGAGGGgctataggggatttggggggatttggagggggTTATAGGGGTTTAtagggggatttagggggggttagaggggatttggggggatttggggtgggtttggagggatttgggggggttagagcggatttgggggggattcagggggattataaggggtttggggggagtttAGGGGGGATTATAGagcattttggagggatttggggggggttataggggatttggggggattcaGAGGGGTTATacgggatttgggggggattataaggggttttggggggatttggggtgggttggggggttatagggggagTTTGGGGGCATTTATGGAGGTTAtagagggtttggggggatttggggggggatttggagggATTCGGAggggttataggggatttgggggggatttggggggatttgggggggttataggggggtttgggggggtataggggatttgggggggattcagGGGGATTTGGGTGGTTATAGGGGATTAtagggggatttagggggggttagaggggatttggcgagatttggggtgggtttggagggatttgggggggttagaggggatttggggggattcgGGGAGATTatagggggttttgggggggatttgtggggggtttgggggagttagaggggatttgggggggattcagggggattatagggggttttgggggggctataggggattTGGAGGGGACTCAGGGGGATTataaggggtttggggggagtttAGGGGGGATTATAGagcattttggagggatttggggggcgttataggggatttggggaggattcaggggggttatagggggatttgggggggttataggggatttgggaGGGTTTAGGAGGAGTTTGGGGAAGATTTGGGGTGGtaatggggtggggatgggggtaTGGGGGACCTGCTGGGGGAGCGCTGCCACCGCCTGCTGCGGGTACGGGGGactataggggatttgggggggttagaggggatttggggggatttgaggggattatagggggtttgggggggatttggtggggttagaggggattatagggggatttagggggggttagaggggattttggggtatttggggagattataggggatttggggggattcaggggggttagaggggattcGGGGGGGATTCAGAGGGGctatgggggatttggggggatttggggtgggtttggagggatttgggggggatttgggggggattcgGGGGAAttatggggggatttggggaattagaggggattggggggggttaggggatttggggggatatttggggtgggtttggagggATTTGGAGGGTTTataggggtttgggggagtttAGGGGGGATTATAGagcattttggagggatttaggggggttataggggatttggggggattcagaggggttataggggatttggggtgggtttggagggATTTGGAGGGGAttatggggggatttgggggggattcagggggattatggggggatttgggggtttagaggggattggggggggtttaggggatttgggggggatttggggtggttttggagGGATTTGGAGGGATTATAGGGGATTTGAGGGAGTTTAGGGGGGATTATAGagcattttggagggatttaGGGCGTGATTCGGGGGGATTatagggggttttggggggatttgggggggttgtatgggatttgggatggatttggggtgggttggggggcttagagctgggctgggggtgttggggtgtccccagccccccggggtgtccccagctgtccccaACCCCCTGTCCACTCCCCGCAGTTGCCGTCCCTGGACGAGGAGGAGCTGTACAGCGCTGCCGCCACCCTAAAGCGCCTCTCCGTCCTCTTCAAGtgtgccccgtgtccccaacgTGTCCCCAACGTGTTCCCCCTGTCCCCAATGTGTCCCCAACGTGTCCCCAACGTGTCCCCAGAGTGTCCTCAATGTGTCCCCAATGTGTCCCCAAGCatgcccccccatcccctggggCACTggccccatgtccctgtcccctttcCCCCTATTCCCATGTCCCTAGTATTCCCTGATGTCCCCTTCCCAATGTCCCTGTCCCATTCCCAGtatccccgtccccttcccagtgtccctgtccccatttccatgtccctgtccccttcccagtgtccccatccccttcccagtgtccctgtccccatctccctgtccccttgtccccacctccatgtccccatatccccatgtcccctgtccccatgtcccctgtccccatgtcccctgtccccatgtcccctgtccctgtccctgtccccgcagcGCCCACGACCTGACGCCCTGGCAGCTCTTCGAGCCCTGCACCCTCCTCCTGCGGCGCGCGGCCGACACGGGCGAGGTGCCCCCGCAGGTacctggggacactggggacactgggggacactggggacattggggacaacTCCAGGGAGGGGACACGAGGCCACCGTGTGTCCCCACAGCTCCTTGTCCCCGCCATCACCTGCGCCCACTTCCACATCCTCTGGGAGCTGTCGCGGCTGGCCAACACCGACGTCCCCCAGGTgagcttggggacatggggacaactggggacactggggacagttggggacattggggacactggggaaggggacagggacatgggggcactgggggaggggacggggacatggggacactgggggtaaggggagaaaagggacgctgtggggacagggacttgggggtttggggacgttgggaagggggcaggggtgtggggacggggctggggacatggggacagagggacatggggcaggggacagggacagaatatggggacaggacagggggatggggcatggggacagggataggACACGGGGACAGGACAGGGGGACAGGAACAGGGACATAGGGAcatggatggggacattgggacaaGAATAGGACACAGGGACAGGAAtaggacatggggacgtggatggggacatggggacaggacatggggacaggaataggacacagggacagggacatgaacatggggacagggataggacatggggacagaaataggacacagggacatggggacagggaccgCAGCGCCACCACCCTGGGGTGGGGACGGACAACAAGGGGACAACGGGGAGGGGACAACAGGGGGACAACCCCCTCTTTGCGAGGACGTGGCCCCGGCTTGGGGACATCCCCAGGTGCCAGCCGGCTGTCCCCAAATGCCACCCGGCTgtccccaggagcagctgctgagcctgaAGGACAAAACCACCTCCTTCTGCGCCCTGTGCCAGAGCTGCCTCTCCAACGGCGACGCCGGCGTCCGGGAGCAGGTGACAGCGAGGGGACAGAGGGCGAGGTGGCACCTCGGTGGCCCCGTGCCGACCTTGTCCCCGTTGTCCCCGTTGTCCCCAAGGCCTTCGTGGTGCTGAGTGAcctcctgctggtgctgggcccCTCAGGGACACGCAGGGCCGGGGCGGCGCTGGCCCCACTGCGGCTGGTGCCCGACGTGGAGCTGCGCTCCCAGCTGGCCGCCGTGCTCCTCAACCACGTCTtcagccctggggacagggacggtgACGGTGAGGTCCCCAACGCGTCCCCAACCCGTCCCCAAGGTGGCCCCGGTGAGCACCAGGTGGCCCCTGTGCTCGTGAGGTGGCCCCAAAGCGGTCCAGGTGGCCCCGATGGCCCTAGGGTGGCCCCAGGACATCTCCGAGCAGGCCCTGGTGGCCTCAAGATGTCTTTGGCGTGGCTCTGGTGGCTCGGAGATGTCCCCtcgtgtccccaaggtgtctcctatgtccccagggtgtcctcTTGTGTCCCCAAGGTGGTCCCCAGGTGGCCCTGGTGGTCCCCAGGTGGCCCAAGTGGCCCCAAAGTGGCCCCAGGACATCTCCGAGCAGTCCCTGGTGGCCTCAAGGTTTTTCTGACATGTC encodes:
- the LOC140001101 gene encoding cohesin subunit SA-3-like isoform X1, which translates into the protein MDGRVAIEVAVDEWLQGYKRDREPAFLELVNFIVRSCGCRGTVTLAMLREQQNTEIIQRLTETFSEDSSDYPLSLSTGPWRRFRASFGAVVTAVALRSRHAVLYDGFLLGGLTALLTSLADSQVRAFRHTATLAAMKLMTALVEVALGLSQRRDNTRRLYEAERGKSPPRRAPGKLEALQETLRELQEQQEEMEAVMNAIFKGVFVHRYRDVVPDVRALCMEELGTWMCSFPASFLTDGHLKYLGWTLHDKQGEVRLRCVRALQGLYARRDTAAHMELFTGRFKARLVSMVQDKDPVVAVEVVKLLTVMLDTVAEALTEADCHRVYPAVFCSRRPLATAAGLFLYRSLLSPRHEGDTEPSPGSGDNRTFFRLLLTFFIESELHQHAAYLVDSLWDCAGTQLRDWDTAGGLLLEEAPEEVPPPALSDQQEKALVEILAASAKWAAGEGPPVGRGPPRKAPPKGRRAVTEQRSRLSLCLAPILPRLLAKFSADEEKVTPLLEVLSCFELSVYCTARLERPLEQALAQLQELVQKHTGPEVLGAASRALGALCDPRLPLRGRGELVRSRLGDLLGERCHRLLRLPSLDEEELYSAAATLKRLSVLFNAHDLTPWQLFEPCTLLLRRAADTGEVPPQLLVPAITCAHFHILWELSRLANTDVPQEQLLSLKDKTTSFCALCQSCLSNGDAGVREQAFVVLSDLLLVLGPSGTRRAGAALAPLRLVPDVELRSQLAAVLLNHVFSPGDRDGDGEVPNASPTRPQGGPEPDAAEAHMEDLRRRRMLLAGFCKLIIYNVLEPSAASDVLKYYDKFHAEYGDIIKETLACIRCMDGQEWARVVLLSLQQVMTELLMEHGPGVRGVPAFGGLRDLGRRLSLFFGPRHQPNRQVLLRLHRDSIAFALQEGPEGGPGGDPGGAPLYLPFLEVLSEFSPRLLPPDRALLLTHLQQSCQQLGMTPPERSPWPPLAAYHRSLQPPEPPQKRRRTEETWQGPSPPLSPALTSTVLRAPPGPPWDLRVPGPSSVVPSLSVMEEEEEEEEEEERGGGSSEEPPPQLDQVRDLFDSSILGIED
- the LOC140001101 gene encoding cohesin subunit SA-3-like isoform X3; its protein translation is MDGRVAIEVAVDEWLQGYKRDREPAFLELVNFIVRSCGCRGTVTLAMLREQQNTEIIQRLTETFSEDSSDYPLSLSTGPWRRFRASFGAVVTAVALRSRHAVLYDGFLLGGLTALLTSLADSQVRAFRHTATLAAMKLMTALVEVALGLSQRRDNTRRLYEAERGKSPPRRAPGKLEALQETLRELQEQQEEMEAVMNAIFKGVFVHRYRDVVPDVRALCMEELGTWMCSFPASFLTDGHLKYLGWTLHDKQGEVRLRCVRALQGLYARRDTAAHMELFTGRFKARLVSMVQDKDPVVAVEVVKLLTVMLDTVAEALTEADCHRVYPAVFCSRRPLATAAGLFLYRSLLSPRHEGDTEPSPGSGDNRTFFRLLLTFFIESELHQHAAYLVDSLWDCAGTQLRDWDTAGGLLLEEAPEEVPPPALSDQQEKALVEILAASAKWAAGEGPPVGRGPPRKAPPKGRRAVTEQRSRLSLCLAPILPRLLAKFSADEEKVTPLLEVLSCFELSVYCTARLERPLEQALAQLQELVQKHTGPEVLGAASRALGALCDPRLPLRGRGELVRSRLGDLLGERCHRLLRLPSLDEEELYSAAATLKRLSVLFNAHDLTPWQLFEPCTLLLRRAADTGEVPPQLLVPAITCAHFHILWELSRLANTDVPQEQLLSLKDKTTSFCALCQSCLSNGDAGVREQAFVVLSDLLLVLGPSGTRRAGAALAPLRLVPDVELRSQLAAVLLNHVFSPGDRDGDEPDAAEAHMEDLRRRRMLLAGFCKLIIYNVLEPSAASDVLKYYDKFHAEYGDIIKETLACIRCMDGQEWARVVLLSLQQVMTELLMEHGPGVRGVPAFGGLRDLGRRLSLFFGPRHQPNRQVLLRLHRDSIAFALQEGPEGGPGGDPGGAPLYLPFLEVLSEFSPRLLPPDRALLLTHLQQSCQQLGMTPPERSPWPPLAAYHRSLQPPEPPQKRRRTEETWQGPSPPLSPALTSTVLRAPPGPPWDLRVPGPSSVVPSLSVMEEEEEEEEEEERGGGSSEEPPPQLDQVRDLFDSSILGIED